Proteins from one Oncorhynchus gorbuscha isolate QuinsamMale2020 ecotype Even-year linkage group LG18, OgorEven_v1.0, whole genome shotgun sequence genomic window:
- the LOC124002777 gene encoding G patch domain and ankyrin repeat-containing protein 1-like encodes MSSLSYFTPAREEELLWSGNAGAATGPQPSTLGGEEARRFYQSLIEEGDGKERRGMEQRGRENRRGREAGQHVQASRQQANTTSTTTELEGLRLLRCAQEGDLSGVRGLLSRGVDVNFQDSWWWTGVMCAAAAGQRGVVRLLLQQGAAWVGVVDTQGRDARELARMAGHSGVLEELDHYGSPQDCDRPGRQRGQHNHYRRERQDHSSPPAVAAVQTHQNQSTQNQTQWCPVCSVHYSSPPEIHLSSTLHLFSLSRPAPPPHYCLPPSTPAYQMMLRSGWTPGGGLGPEGEGHKQPVRTVLKRDSRGLGYGPTPRPKVTHFQPKDPQAVRRTGKEGRGRGGGGG; translated from the exons ATGAGCTCTCTAAGCTACTTCACCCCGGCCCGAGAAGAAGAGCTGCTGTGGTCGGGAAACGCAGGCGCAGCCACCGGACCTCAACCCAGCACCCTCGGAGGAGAGGAGGCACGGCGCTTCTATCAAAGCCTCATAGAAGAAGGGGATGGAAAGGAGAGACGAGGAatggagcagagggggagagagaaccgCAGGGGGAGAGAAGCAGGGCAGCACGTCCAG GCTAGCAGGCAGCAGGCTAACACCACCAGCACTACCACGGAGCTGGAGGGGCTAAGACTGCTGCGTTGTGCCCAGGAAGGAGACCTGTCTGGGGTGAGAGGCCTGCTGTCCCGGGGGGTGGATGTCAACTTCCAG gacagCTGGTGGTGGACAGGTGTGATGTGTGCAGCGGCAGCAGGGCAGCGGGGTGTCGTTAGGCTCCTCCTCCAGCAGGGGGCGGCGTGGGTGGGCGTGGTCGACACGCAGGGCCGGGACGCCAGGGAGCTGGCTAGGATGGCGGGGCATAGCGGGGTCCTAGAGGAACTGGACCACTACGGGTCTCCGCAGGACTGTGACCGGCCTGGGAGACAGAGGGGTCAACACAACCAttacaggagagagaggcaggaccaCAG tTCTCCCCCAGCGGTAGCAGCAGTCCAGACCCATCAGAACCAGTCcacccagaatcagacccagtGGTGTCCAGTCTGCAGTGTCCACTACTCCTCTCCTCCGGAGAtacacctctcctccaccctccacctattctctctctcccgccctgccccccctccccactactgcctccccccctccacccccgcCTACCAGATGATGCTGCGCTCCGGGTGGACCCCTGGAGGTGGGCTGGGGCCCGAAGGGGAGGGTCACAAACAGCCGGTCCGGACCGTCCTGAAGAGGGACAGTAGAGGCCTGGGGTACGGACCCACACCCCGACCCAAGGTCACACACTTCCAACCCAAAGACCCACAGGCAGTCAGACGGACGGGGAAGGAGGgtcgggggagagggggaggagggggatga